In a genomic window of Polycladomyces abyssicola:
- a CDS encoding TetR/AcrR family transcriptional regulator, whose protein sequence is MPQHRKPIPSEIKNPKLVEERRRQIIRGAVDLFVRKGFHKTTTREIARECGFSIGTMYEYIQTKEDVLYLVCDDIHTELEKRLKEAVDEEATGRDNLVRAVAHHFRVMDEMSDYVLLIYQETKSLPKEALRYVLQKEEEITSLFERILEKGIADGTLHLEPSSVKLMAQQIMVMGQMWTFRRWALRKYYNLEEYIRLQTALLLRGLTTPTGGDCHDGNRGLPSQTCGAVRDGGQSV, encoded by the coding sequence ATGCCGCAGCATCGCAAACCGATCCCTTCCGAGATCAAGAACCCCAAGCTGGTAGAAGAGCGGCGGCGGCAAATCATTCGCGGTGCGGTGGATTTGTTTGTCCGAAAGGGATTCCACAAGACGACCACACGCGAAATCGCACGGGAATGCGGCTTCAGCATCGGTACGATGTACGAATACATTCAAACCAAAGAAGACGTATTATACCTGGTGTGCGACGACATCCACACTGAGCTGGAAAAACGGCTGAAAGAAGCGGTGGATGAGGAAGCCACCGGGAGGGACAATCTGGTGCGTGCCGTGGCTCATCACTTTCGCGTGATGGACGAAATGAGTGACTATGTGCTGTTGATCTATCAGGAAACCAAATCATTGCCCAAGGAAGCACTTCGCTACGTCTTGCAAAAAGAAGAAGAGATTACGTCCCTGTTTGAACGGATATTGGAGAAGGGAATCGCCGACGGGACTCTTCATCTGGAGCCTTCCTCGGTCAAACTGATGGCCCAGCAGATCATGGTGATGGGGCAAATGTGGACGTTTCGCCGGTGGGCACTCCGAAAGTATTACAACTTGGAAGAATACATCCGCTTGCAGACAGCGTTGTTGCTGAGGGGGTTGACAACACCGACAGGAGGTGATTGCCATGACGGCAACCGAGGTTTACCGTCCCAGACATGCGGTGCGGTTCGTGACGGCGGCCAGTCTGTTTGA
- a CDS encoding acyl-CoA dehydrogenase: MDFQLSEEHVMMQKMVREFALKEVAPTAAERDEQERFDRTIFDKMAELGLTGIPWPEEVGGGGADFLSYVIAVEELSRVCASTGVTLSAHISLASWPIFTFGTDEQKERFLRPLAEGTKIGAYGLTEPGSGSDAAGMKTTAVRDGDEYVLNGSKIFITNGGEAEIYVVFAVTDPTKKHQGITAFIVEKGTPGFSFGKKEKKLGIRSSPTLEILFDNCRIPVENRLGEEGEGFKIAMKTLDGGRNGIAAQAVGIAQGALDAALAYAKERVQFGQPIAKLQAIQFKLADMATKIEAARLLTYQAAWLESQGLPYGKASAMAKMFAADVAMEVTTEAVQVFGGYGYTREYPVERMMRDAKITQIYEGTNEIQRVVIANHLLKS; the protein is encoded by the coding sequence ATGGATTTTCAGCTGAGCGAAGAGCATGTGATGATGCAGAAGATGGTGCGGGAGTTTGCATTGAAGGAAGTGGCGCCGACGGCAGCTGAGCGGGACGAACAAGAGAGATTTGACCGTACTATTTTCGACAAGATGGCCGAGCTGGGTTTGACGGGAATCCCGTGGCCGGAGGAAGTGGGAGGGGGTGGAGCTGATTTCCTCAGTTACGTGATTGCCGTGGAGGAACTTTCACGCGTGTGCGCTTCCACCGGTGTCACGCTGTCCGCCCACATTTCGCTGGCCAGCTGGCCCATCTTCACATTCGGCACCGATGAGCAGAAAGAACGGTTTTTGCGTCCGCTGGCGGAGGGAACGAAAATCGGCGCGTACGGCCTGACCGAACCCGGTTCCGGGTCGGATGCCGCAGGGATGAAGACGACCGCTGTGCGCGACGGGGACGAATATGTGTTGAATGGGAGCAAGATTTTCATCACCAACGGAGGAGAAGCCGAAATCTATGTCGTGTTTGCGGTGACCGACCCCACCAAGAAGCACCAAGGCATCACAGCCTTCATCGTGGAAAAGGGGACTCCGGGGTTTTCCTTCGGCAAAAAAGAAAAAAAATTGGGCATTCGCTCCTCCCCCACACTGGAGATTCTCTTTGACAACTGCCGGATTCCGGTGGAAAACCGTCTGGGGGAAGAAGGGGAAGGTTTCAAAATCGCCATGAAAACGTTGGACGGCGGGCGCAACGGCATCGCCGCCCAAGCAGTCGGGATCGCTCAGGGAGCGTTGGATGCCGCGCTGGCGTATGCCAAGGAACGGGTGCAATTTGGTCAGCCGATCGCCAAATTGCAAGCGATTCAATTCAAGTTGGCGGATATGGCCACCAAAATCGAGGCGGCGCGTCTGCTCACCTATCAGGCGGCATGGTTGGAGTCCCAGGGGCTTCCTTACGGAAAGGCATCGGCGATGGCCAAAATGTTTGCTGCTGATGTGGCGATGGAAGTGACCACTGAGGCGGTGCAGGTGTTCGGCGGATACGGGTATACGCGGGAGTATCCGGTGGAGCGCATGATGCGCGATGCGAAGATCACGCAAATCTATGAGGGCACCAACGAAATACAACGAGTGGTCATCGCCAATCACCTGCTGAAATCCTAA
- a CDS encoding acetyl-CoA C-acetyltransferase — MTTETVVLGGARTPFGKFGGALKEISAVELGGIAIRGALERAGIPGEAVEEVIMGMVLQGGAGQIPSRQAARHAGLPWDVQTETINKVCASGLRSATLADQVIRSGGAQVIVAGGMESMSNAPYIVPSGRWGQRMGDGKLVDLMIHDGLWCAFDDVHMIVHGSNVAAEYGVSREEQDRWALRSHERAIAAIESGKLGEEIVPVTVKTKKHEAVVETDESPRRDTSLEKLATLSPVYLKDGTITAGNAPGVNDGAAALVLSSADKARELGAEPLAKIVGHAAVAMEARYFPITPAHAIQKLLKQHDLKLDDIHLFEVNEAFAAVVLSNGKILGWDEEKVNVNGGAIALGHPIGASGARILLTLIHELRRRGGGWGVAAICSGSAQGDAVLVKVD, encoded by the coding sequence GTGACGACGGAAACCGTGGTGTTGGGCGGTGCCCGCACACCGTTCGGGAAATTCGGTGGTGCTTTGAAGGAGATTTCCGCCGTAGAGCTGGGAGGCATCGCGATTCGCGGAGCATTGGAACGTGCCGGGATTCCGGGTGAAGCGGTGGAGGAAGTGATCATGGGTATGGTCCTGCAGGGCGGGGCGGGCCAGATTCCCTCCCGGCAAGCGGCGCGCCATGCGGGGTTGCCTTGGGATGTGCAGACGGAGACGATCAACAAGGTGTGTGCATCAGGATTGCGGAGTGCAACATTGGCGGATCAGGTGATCCGGTCCGGCGGGGCGCAAGTGATTGTGGCGGGTGGCATGGAGAGCATGAGCAATGCTCCCTATATTGTGCCGTCAGGGCGTTGGGGACAACGCATGGGTGACGGGAAGCTGGTCGATCTGATGATTCATGACGGTTTGTGGTGTGCGTTTGACGATGTTCACATGATTGTTCACGGCAGCAATGTGGCGGCGGAGTACGGGGTATCACGCGAAGAACAGGATCGTTGGGCTCTGCGCAGTCACGAGCGGGCGATCGCAGCGATTGAGTCGGGCAAATTGGGGGAAGAGATCGTCCCCGTCACGGTGAAGACAAAGAAGCATGAGGCGGTGGTAGAGACGGATGAATCCCCCCGGCGGGACACTTCGCTGGAAAAACTAGCAACGCTTTCGCCGGTTTATTTGAAAGACGGCACCATCACTGCGGGAAATGCTCCCGGTGTGAATGATGGCGCGGCAGCGTTAGTACTGTCCTCTGCGGACAAGGCGCGGGAGCTGGGGGCTGAGCCGTTGGCCAAGATCGTCGGGCATGCGGCAGTGGCGATGGAAGCACGGTATTTCCCCATCACCCCGGCGCATGCGATTCAAAAGTTGTTGAAGCAACATGATCTGAAGCTGGATGACATCCACCTGTTTGAAGTGAACGAAGCGTTTGCAGCCGTCGTTTTGTCTAACGGAAAAATCCTGGGTTGGGATGAAGAAAAGGTGAATGTCAACGGCGGGGCAATCGCGTTGGGTCACCCGATCGGCGCCAGTGGTGCGCGAATCCTGCTCACGCTGATTCATGAATTGCGTCGGCGCGGTGGCGGCTGGGGAGTAGCGGCCATTTGCAGCGGTTCGGCGCAAGGAGATGCCGTATTGGTCAAGGTGGATTGA
- a CDS encoding acyl-CoA dehydrogenase, whose protein sequence is MHFQFTSEQNMLRQMVREFAQTEILPMVQEMDEQDTFPRKIVDKMAELGLMGIPIPEEWGGAGADFISYILALEEISKVSASVGVILAVHTSVGTMPILRYGNEEQKKTYVTRLARGEYLGAFALTEPSAGSDAARIRTTARRVGDKYVLNGSKVFITNAGEADVYVTFAVTDSDKGTKGISAFIVEKDTPGFSVGKKERKMGLNGSNTSELIFDNAEVPASNLLGKEGQGYEIALSNLAGGRIGIGAQALGIATGAYEHALAYAKERVQFGQPIAKLQAIQFKLADMATAIEAARLLIYRAAYLRQQGHPCKREASMAKLFATDTAMKVTTEAIQVFGGYGYTREYPVERLFRDAKVTQIYEGTNEIQRLVIASTLLED, encoded by the coding sequence ATGCATTTCCAGTTCACATCCGAACAAAATATGTTGCGCCAGATGGTACGGGAATTTGCCCAAACCGAAATCCTGCCCATGGTTCAGGAAATGGATGAACAAGACACGTTTCCTCGCAAGATCGTGGACAAAATGGCGGAATTGGGGCTGATGGGGATTCCGATTCCGGAAGAGTGGGGCGGTGCCGGCGCCGATTTCATCTCCTACATTTTGGCCTTGGAGGAAATCTCCAAGGTGAGTGCTTCCGTCGGTGTCATTCTGGCCGTACACACCTCAGTGGGAACGATGCCGATCCTGCGCTATGGTAACGAAGAGCAAAAGAAAACCTATGTTACACGGTTGGCACGTGGCGAATACCTGGGGGCGTTTGCGCTGACGGAGCCCTCGGCCGGTTCCGATGCCGCCCGGATTCGCACGACGGCGCGCCGGGTTGGTGACAAATATGTCCTGAACGGCAGCAAGGTGTTCATCACTAACGCAGGTGAGGCGGATGTGTACGTCACGTTTGCCGTGACCGATTCGGACAAGGGAACCAAAGGTATATCCGCGTTTATCGTGGAGAAAGACACACCCGGATTCTCGGTTGGCAAAAAAGAAAGAAAGATGGGGTTGAACGGCTCCAACACGTCCGAGCTGATCTTTGACAATGCGGAAGTCCCCGCATCCAACCTGCTGGGAAAGGAAGGGCAGGGTTACGAAATCGCGCTGTCCAATCTGGCGGGGGGACGGATCGGGATCGGGGCACAGGCGTTGGGTATCGCCACAGGGGCCTACGAGCACGCATTGGCGTATGCAAAGGAACGAGTGCAGTTCGGCCAACCGATCGCCAAACTTCAGGCGATTCAGTTCAAGCTGGCGGATATGGCCACCGCCATTGAGGCGGCCCGATTGTTGATCTACCGGGCTGCGTATCTGCGTCAACAGGGACACCCTTGCAAACGGGAAGCGTCAATGGCCAAACTGTTTGCAACCGATACGGCCATGAAAGTTACTACGGAAGCGATCCAGGTGTTCGGCGGGTACGGGTACACACGGGAGTATCCGGTGGAGCGGTTGTTCCGGGATGCCAAAGTGACGCAGATCTATGAAGGCACCAACGAGATTCAACGCCTCGTCATCGCATCGACGTTGTTGGAGGACTAG
- a CDS encoding 3-hydroxybutyryl-CoA dehydrogenase, with the protein MDIQRVSVIGAGQMGSGIAQVAAQSGLHVTLVDVDEARVNKGLQTIEKNLGRQQEKGRLTEEQKGEILGRLHPMTDLAAAVAEVDLVIEAVVENKQVKADLFRQLDEHAPAHTILATNTSSLPITEIAAATKRPEKVIGMHFMNPVPVMKLVEVIRGLATSDETFRVVDRLARHMGKTPVEVQDFPGFVSNRVLMPMINEAIYAVYEGVATPEAIDEVMKLGMNHPMGPLTLADFIGLDTCLYIMETLYEGFGDSKYRPCPLLRKYVAAGWLGRKTGRGFYVYE; encoded by the coding sequence ATGGATATCCAACGCGTCAGCGTGATCGGCGCCGGTCAGATGGGGAGCGGTATCGCCCAAGTGGCGGCGCAGTCCGGCCTCCATGTAACGTTGGTGGACGTCGATGAAGCGCGGGTAAACAAGGGGCTGCAGACGATTGAGAAAAACCTGGGGCGCCAACAGGAAAAGGGACGGCTCACCGAAGAGCAAAAGGGGGAGATCCTGGGGCGCTTGCATCCGATGACCGATTTGGCCGCGGCCGTGGCCGAGGTGGACCTGGTCATCGAGGCGGTAGTGGAAAACAAGCAGGTGAAGGCGGATCTCTTTCGTCAGCTGGATGAACATGCCCCAGCGCACACGATTTTGGCGACGAACACCTCGTCGCTGCCGATCACGGAGATTGCAGCGGCCACCAAGCGGCCGGAAAAAGTGATTGGGATGCATTTTATGAACCCGGTGCCGGTGATGAAGTTGGTTGAGGTGATTCGCGGTCTGGCCACCTCGGATGAAACCTTTCGTGTAGTGGATCGTTTGGCTCGCCATATGGGGAAAACGCCGGTCGAAGTGCAAGACTTCCCCGGTTTCGTTTCCAATCGGGTACTCATGCCGATGATCAATGAGGCCATCTATGCGGTGTATGAAGGGGTAGCCACCCCTGAAGCAATTGACGAAGTGATGAAACTGGGCATGAACCATCCGATGGGCCCACTCACCTTGGCTGACTTCATCGGATTGGACACGTGCCTGTACATCATGGAAACGCTGTATGAGGGATTCGGTGACAGCAAGTATCGTCCGTGCCCCTTGCTCAGAAAATATGTGGCGGCCGGTTGGCTGGGGCGCAAGACGGGACGTGGGTTTTACGTTTACGAATGA
- the meaB gene encoding methylmalonyl Co-A mutase-associated GTPase MeaB codes for MNAWVRDIRQRNRRAIARAITCLESGEEQQRTALLEALYPHTGRAWVIGWTGPPGAGKSTLTDRMIRHLREQGWTVGVIAVDPTSPFTGGALLGDRVRMTAHALDEGVFIRSMGSRGSLGGLSRATGEAVRVLDAAGYDVIFVETVGVGQSEVDIMHMADTVALVVTPGAGDTIQVFKAGIMEIADLFVVNKADLDGARKLIAQLEEMLDIAKHDHAWRPPIVPTVSTRGQGMDLLWEALTAHRDFLEQSGEWNRRRLRRLRREVLAIMEQRLHRELQSWLSRPEAATDLDRVERREIGPHQVADQWWSRIRGKRDGGDHSE; via the coding sequence ATGAACGCGTGGGTGCGGGACATCCGGCAGAGAAACCGGCGAGCGATCGCCAGAGCCATCACCTGTCTGGAGAGTGGTGAGGAACAGCAACGGACGGCATTGTTGGAAGCCCTCTATCCGCACACCGGCCGGGCTTGGGTGATCGGGTGGACCGGTCCGCCTGGGGCGGGCAAAAGTACGCTGACCGATCGGATGATTCGCCATTTACGCGAACAGGGATGGACCGTGGGTGTGATCGCAGTGGACCCCACCAGCCCGTTTACCGGCGGAGCGCTTTTGGGCGACCGTGTGCGGATGACCGCCCACGCACTGGACGAGGGTGTTTTTATCCGGAGCATGGGATCGCGCGGCAGTCTGGGCGGGTTGTCCCGAGCAACGGGGGAAGCGGTTCGGGTGTTGGATGCGGCCGGTTACGATGTGATTTTCGTGGAAACCGTCGGAGTGGGGCAGTCCGAGGTGGACATCATGCATATGGCGGATACCGTGGCGTTGGTCGTCACGCCCGGGGCGGGTGACACGATCCAAGTGTTCAAAGCAGGCATCATGGAAATCGCCGACCTGTTCGTAGTGAACAAAGCGGATCTGGACGGCGCCCGCAAACTGATCGCCCAACTGGAAGAGATGCTGGACATCGCCAAGCATGATCACGCTTGGCGCCCGCCCATCGTACCCACGGTATCGACACGGGGACAGGGGATGGATCTGTTGTGGGAAGCGCTGACAGCACACCGGGATTTCCTCGAACAATCCGGTGAATGGAATCGACGCCGTCTTCGCCGTTTGCGTCGGGAGGTGCTGGCCATCATGGAGCAACGTTTGCATCGGGAGCTTCAGTCTTGGTTATCCCGTCCCGAGGCTGCAACCGATCTGGACCGCGTCGAACGAAGGGAAATCGGACCGCATCAGGTGGCGGATCAGTGGTGGAGTCGTATACGAGGCAAGCGCGATGGAGGAGATCATTCCGAATAA